The Coriobacteriia bacterium genome includes a region encoding these proteins:
- a CDS encoding UvrD-helicase domain-containing protein: MRGCRLHLRGAVLVAADLTPAQRGAVEAISGDLAISAGAGSGKTTVLARRFAQGLSPKGGADWSPSAIDQILTITFTTKAAGEIAERVRRVVNEEISPEVGRRMDDAWISTIHTLCSRLVRRHALECRVDPDFSQADELESALMTAEAFESVAARLYSADQDVAGVFREYSFEEVRAGVLALHDNIRAMGLDPCDVVAPTGEEVLGEAVASVIGCAQTLAQLSAECGSAAAARNGACAADYADSLWGCARGDDADCGRLEEIVAAFQTKKVGDDRAKEAAGHLRLANAELSLILLGIRERGLLLGFEKLVREFAASYVAVKGDRGFLDFDDLQERAAQLFESHPRIAERYRKHFRMIMVDEFQDTNDLQMRVLGHLRNDNFCVVGDERQSIYGFRYADVGIFERVRRLTDNKAELRDNFRSHPDVLAFVNGAFSETELFGSSFMKLSAGRKAEEPDSALAGGTRVRCILIDTSVCEKIEVGRKSEAESIAAEVERLVSAGTRAQDIAVLLRNATSASLYASAIEARGLPVWVSAGQGFFDTREVEEALALLRVIALPFDDDALVSVLAGRLVGASDDALLALRTTAGSRGRLYDALKAQASAGEPDGWLSEEDSAALAHAYRAIEVLRNAQTGMRLGEFVTYACEAFDYDIALFSAGAEGVRAWANIQKLARFAEAFEAAESSDVGAFVESMRLRSREASRESTAAIETGTQSVRIMTIHSSKGLEFPVVFVADLGTQTVRAAKTFLVGAREIGGVRRPVVGVKLPDGTGKTKGTLEHFRLAEELREREIEEQKRCLYVACTRAREMLVLSGASNLLKEPSGDHLIDWVRMALGDTTESGMVTVGSVEVAVDVVTPPAAEMQPTVDLQAEPESRLRVQQAQARVPHAPIDLARGRQDEPVRRRRTVSYTALHQFETCPYSVYVQSILGLKEPAGLSGPSAARFGSAVHGVLQTANASGPGAESLDAAIRRYELDGVEAERLVAAIAAFLGSPVAERAYAGERVDREQPLRVCLGEADLVGSVDLISWRGSSAFVVDYKTGKAPDGAPERRAGYRLQASCYALAALRAGATDVEVVFTFVEHEAQTLSFYFDSRDAEEIERDLKERIAALAEGEYPHRDSFSAEACHGCFALGGLCPVDDPRPKDGRY; the protein is encoded by the coding sequence ATGCGCGGTTGCCGACTGCACCTTCGCGGGGCGGTCCTAGTGGCGGCCGACCTCACGCCTGCCCAACGTGGCGCCGTTGAGGCCATCAGCGGGGACTTGGCGATCAGCGCGGGGGCGGGATCAGGCAAGACGACCGTGTTGGCGCGCAGATTCGCACAAGGGCTCAGCCCCAAAGGAGGAGCTGACTGGTCTCCATCCGCCATCGATCAGATCCTGACCATCACGTTCACAACGAAAGCGGCTGGCGAAATCGCCGAGCGCGTCAGGCGGGTGGTCAACGAGGAAATCTCGCCTGAGGTCGGAAGGCGGATGGATGATGCGTGGATATCGACCATCCACACGCTTTGCAGCAGGCTGGTGCGTCGGCACGCCTTAGAGTGCCGTGTGGACCCCGATTTCTCTCAGGCCGACGAACTCGAGTCGGCATTGATGACGGCCGAGGCATTCGAGTCTGTCGCGGCACGCTTGTACTCCGCCGACCAGGATGTCGCGGGGGTCTTCCGCGAGTACTCATTCGAAGAGGTTCGTGCCGGAGTGCTCGCGCTGCATGACAACATCAGGGCGATGGGGCTCGATCCCTGCGACGTTGTGGCGCCGACGGGCGAAGAGGTGCTCGGCGAGGCGGTGGCCAGCGTGATCGGATGTGCGCAGACGCTCGCGCAACTGTCGGCCGAGTGTGGCTCGGCGGCTGCGGCAAGAAACGGGGCATGTGCTGCGGACTATGCCGATTCACTGTGGGGATGTGCTCGGGGTGACGACGCCGACTGTGGTCGGCTCGAGGAGATTGTAGCCGCGTTCCAAACGAAGAAGGTGGGGGACGATCGTGCGAAGGAAGCCGCAGGCCACCTTCGTTTGGCGAACGCAGAGCTGAGTCTCATCTTACTGGGAATCAGGGAGCGAGGCCTCCTTCTGGGATTTGAGAAGCTGGTGCGGGAGTTCGCCGCTTCATATGTGGCCGTAAAGGGGGATCGAGGATTCCTCGATTTTGATGACCTGCAAGAACGTGCCGCGCAGTTGTTCGAGAGCCATCCTCGGATTGCGGAGCGGTACCGCAAGCACTTCCGAATGATCATGGTCGACGAGTTTCAGGACACGAACGACCTGCAGATGCGCGTTCTCGGCCACCTGCGCAATGACAACTTCTGCGTGGTGGGCGACGAACGTCAGTCGATCTATGGCTTTCGTTATGCGGATGTGGGCATTTTTGAGCGGGTCAGGAGGCTGACCGACAACAAAGCGGAACTCAGGGACAACTTCCGATCTCATCCCGACGTGCTCGCTTTTGTGAACGGGGCCTTCTCGGAAACCGAGTTGTTCGGAAGCTCGTTCATGAAGCTGAGCGCGGGGCGTAAGGCTGAGGAGCCGGATTCGGCGCTCGCCGGCGGGACGCGGGTCCGCTGCATTCTGATCGATACGTCCGTGTGCGAGAAGATCGAGGTGGGTCGCAAGAGTGAAGCCGAGAGCATCGCCGCGGAGGTGGAGCGACTTGTCTCGGCGGGAACGAGGGCCCAAGATATCGCGGTCCTGCTTCGGAATGCGACCAGCGCATCGCTGTATGCCTCTGCGATTGAGGCTCGGGGACTGCCGGTCTGGGTCAGCGCCGGGCAGGGGTTCTTCGACACGCGAGAGGTTGAAGAAGCCCTCGCGCTGCTGAGAGTCATCGCGCTGCCGTTCGACGACGATGCGCTCGTGTCGGTTCTCGCGGGTCGCCTGGTCGGCGCATCAGACGACGCGCTCCTGGCACTGAGGACTACTGCAGGCTCGCGTGGCAGGCTCTACGACGCGCTGAAGGCGCAGGCATCGGCAGGTGAGCCTGACGGGTGGCTGTCGGAGGAGGATTCCGCCGCGCTGGCTCACGCGTATCGCGCGATCGAGGTTCTGCGGAACGCCCAAACCGGCATGCGGCTCGGCGAGTTCGTCACGTATGCCTGCGAAGCGTTCGACTACGATATCGCGCTGTTCTCGGCGGGGGCCGAAGGCGTCCGGGCTTGGGCGAACATCCAGAAACTCGCACGCTTTGCCGAGGCGTTTGAGGCTGCGGAGTCATCCGACGTCGGAGCGTTTGTGGAGAGCATGCGCTTGCGGAGCCGTGAGGCCTCGCGCGAGAGCACGGCGGCTATCGAGACTGGAACCCAGTCCGTGCGGATTATGACAATCCACAGCTCGAAAGGTCTTGAGTTCCCGGTCGTATTCGTCGCTGACCTCGGTACCCAAACGGTCCGTGCGGCGAAAACATTTCTGGTGGGCGCACGTGAGATCGGGGGAGTCCGACGGCCCGTGGTGGGCGTGAAGCTTCCGGATGGGACGGGCAAGACGAAAGGAACGCTTGAGCACTTTCGGCTTGCCGAGGAGCTGCGCGAGCGTGAGATCGAGGAGCAGAAGCGCTGCCTCTATGTCGCGTGCACAAGGGCGCGTGAGATGCTTGTGCTCTCCGGAGCCTCAAACCTCCTGAAGGAGCCCAGCGGGGACCACCTGATCGACTGGGTGCGCATGGCACTCGGGGATACGACCGAGAGCGGCATGGTAACAGTAGGCTCGGTCGAGGTTGCTGTTGATGTGGTCACCCCGCCCGCCGCCGAGATGCAGCCGACGGTTGACCTGCAGGCTGAACCAGAGTCACGACTTCGAGTTCAGCAGGCGCAGGCGCGGGTGCCTCATGCGCCAATCGATCTTGCCCGCGGCCGGCAGGACGAACCGGTCCGTCGGAGAAGGACGGTCTCATATACGGCGCTGCATCAGTTCGAGACGTGTCCCTACTCCGTCTACGTGCAGTCGATCCTTGGGCTCAAGGAGCCGGCGGGACTCTCCGGCCCATCTGCGGCTCGATTTGGCTCGGCGGTCCACGGGGTGCTGCAGACAGCAAACGCGTCAGGGCCAGGAGCCGAGTCGCTCGACGCCGCAATCAGGCGCTACGAACTCGATGGAGTAGAAGCGGAGCGGTTGGTGGCGGCCATCGCCGCGTTTCTCGGCAGCCCGGTGGCTGAGAGGGCGTATGCGGGGGAGCGCGTGGATCGCGAGCAACCGCTGCGTGTGTGCCTCGGCGAGGCAGATCTGGTGGGCAGCGTTGATCTGATCTCATGGCGGGGGAGCAGTGCGTTTGTCGTGGACTACAAGACGGGCAAGGCGCCCGACGGGGCCCCAGAAAGACGTGCGGGATACAGGCTCCAAGCGTCGTGCTATGCCTTGGCGGCGTTGCGGGCTGGGGCAACCGACGTCGAGGTCGTCTTCACCTTTGTTGAGCATGAAGCCCAGACGCTCTCCTTCTACTTCGATTCACGGGATGCAGAAGAGATCGAGAGGGACCTCAAGGAGCGGATTGCTGCTCTCGCTGAGGGAGAATATCCGCACAGGGATTCGTTCTCGGCCGAGGCGTGCCATGGGTGCTTCGCGCTGGGCGGGCTGTGCCCAGTCGACGACCCACGCCCAAAGGATGGACGCTACTGA
- the rlmN gene encoding 23S rRNA (adenine(2503)-C(2))-methyltransferase RlmN, producing the protein MTLDTGSIGSIKDFDRPGLQALLADLGEPHFRAGQIERWLYGRGVSSFAEMTDLSAGLREKLSGRLTLPCAKIVQHQVSADGTRKYLVDLGDGATVETVGLPAGDRLTVCFSTQAGCAMGCTFCATGAGGLTRSLGCGEMVDQVRVVAQDFGRRVTNAVAMGQGEPFANYDAVLGALRFMNAPQTLNIGARHLTVSTCGLINGIDRFAHEPEQFTLAVSLHSAVQATRDRLMPGVRGVTLVSLHEALAAYAATSGRRPSLEFALIDCVNDTDAELGSLIAFCSGLLIHVNVIPVNPVTESGFVRSSTGRIDAFMRGLEAAGIAASVRTERGTDIDAACGQLRQRDKADGPVAQ; encoded by the coding sequence ATGACGCTCGACACCGGCTCTATCGGCAGTATCAAAGACTTCGACCGCCCCGGTCTGCAGGCGCTGCTCGCTGATCTGGGCGAACCGCACTTCAGAGCTGGTCAGATCGAACGCTGGTTGTATGGCCGAGGAGTGAGTTCGTTTGCCGAGATGACGGATTTGTCAGCCGGCCTGAGGGAGAAACTCTCGGGTCGGCTGACGCTCCCGTGCGCCAAGATCGTCCAGCACCAAGTGTCGGCCGACGGCACGCGCAAGTATCTGGTCGATCTTGGCGACGGAGCCACCGTAGAGACCGTCGGGCTGCCGGCAGGCGACCGGCTCACCGTCTGCTTCTCAACCCAGGCCGGCTGTGCGATGGGATGTACCTTCTGTGCAACGGGAGCCGGTGGACTTACCCGAAGCCTCGGCTGTGGCGAGATGGTCGATCAGGTGCGCGTCGTAGCCCAGGACTTCGGTCGCCGAGTGACCAATGCGGTGGCCATGGGCCAAGGCGAACCGTTTGCGAACTACGATGCCGTATTGGGAGCCCTGCGGTTCATGAACGCGCCGCAGACGCTCAACATCGGTGCCCGCCACCTCACCGTCTCGACGTGCGGCCTCATCAACGGCATCGATCGCTTCGCACATGAGCCGGAGCAGTTCACGCTGGCGGTTTCTCTCCACTCAGCGGTCCAAGCGACGCGCGACCGGCTGATGCCGGGAGTCCGCGGGGTGACGCTCGTTTCCCTGCATGAGGCGCTTGCGGCCTACGCGGCCACCAGCGGCCGACGCCCGTCCCTCGAGTTCGCGCTCATCGACTGCGTCAACGACACCGACGCCGAGCTCGGCTCACTCATCGCCTTCTGCAGCGGGCTGCTTATTCATGTGAACGTCATCCCCGTGAACCCCGTCACCGAAAGCGGCTTCGTGCGCTCAAGCACCGGGCGTATCGATGCTTTCATGCGCGGCTTAGAGGCTGCCGGGATCGCGGCTTCCGTGCGCACCGAGCGCGGTACCGACATCGATGCCGCCTGCGGCCAGCTACGTCAGCGAGACAAGGCTGACGGACCCGTCGCTCAGTAG
- a CDS encoding rubrerythrin yields the protein MVQTYRCAGCGYFHVGPAPEKCPVCGAPQSAFKEYAGPGDLTGTKTLENLKAAFAGESQANRRYKLWSRIAELEGAPASAVAAFNRAMKEETAHALGHLAYMGGFGTTADNLKAAAEGEGYETLEMYPEFAEIAEAEGYLDIASYFRAVGRYEGEHKAGYVAALEELGK from the coding sequence ATGGTTCAGACATATCGGTGCGCCGGATGTGGCTACTTCCACGTCGGTCCGGCCCCCGAGAAGTGCCCTGTCTGCGGAGCCCCGCAGAGCGCATTCAAGGAGTATGCGGGACCCGGCGACCTGACCGGCACGAAGACGCTTGAGAACCTGAAAGCCGCGTTTGCCGGCGAGTCTCAGGCCAACCGCCGCTACAAGCTGTGGAGCCGTATCGCCGAGCTTGAGGGAGCACCCGCCTCTGCGGTTGCAGCCTTCAACCGGGCGATGAAGGAGGAGACCGCCCACGCACTGGGCCACCTCGCCTATATGGGCGGATTCGGCACCACCGCTGACAACCTCAAGGCCGCCGCAGAAGGCGAAGGTTACGAGACACTTGAGATGTACCCCGAGTTCGCCGAGATTGCCGAGGCAGAAGGCTATCTGGATATCGCGTCGTACTTCCGCGCGGTAGGGCGCTACGAAGGAGAGCACAAGGCCGGATACGTGGCGGCGCTCGAAGAACTCGGCAAGTAG
- a CDS encoding D-alanine--D-alanine ligase codes for MGGRSAERAVSLSSGAQVSAALTSAGFDVVEIDTGDDEFVVALAGAGADVAFICLHGRLGEDGTVQGLCELLELPYVGSGVLASALAIDKVKSKLFFEVAGLASPEYAVLERGELFEVDALVAALGAKTVVKPANEGSSVGMTIVHQAGELAEAIETAFRYDRFVLVERFIAGAEVTVAVIGNEDLVALPTLEIVPTNEFYDYDSKYVPGMSRHIIPARVSEDARQECQRLAIEAHKVLGCRGISRADTIVEEDGSVWLLEVNTIPGMTATSLVPDAARAAGIEFPELCRMLVEFALEPTR; via the coding sequence ATGGGTGGCCGTTCGGCCGAGCGCGCCGTATCGCTTTCCAGCGGTGCGCAAGTCTCGGCGGCGCTGACCAGCGCGGGCTTCGACGTGGTCGAGATCGACACCGGCGATGACGAGTTCGTGGTAGCACTCGCGGGCGCGGGAGCCGATGTCGCGTTCATCTGCCTGCATGGGCGTCTGGGTGAAGACGGGACCGTGCAAGGGCTGTGCGAACTGCTCGAGCTGCCGTATGTGGGTTCGGGAGTACTTGCGAGCGCGCTGGCGATCGACAAGGTGAAGAGCAAGCTGTTCTTCGAGGTTGCCGGGCTGGCATCGCCGGAGTATGCGGTTCTGGAGCGCGGCGAGCTGTTCGAGGTGGACGCGCTCGTGGCGGCGCTCGGCGCCAAGACGGTCGTCAAGCCGGCGAACGAGGGCTCCTCGGTGGGCATGACCATCGTGCACCAGGCCGGCGAACTTGCCGAGGCGATCGAGACGGCGTTTCGCTACGACCGGTTTGTGCTTGTCGAGCGATTCATCGCGGGGGCCGAGGTCACCGTGGCGGTTATCGGCAACGAGGATCTCGTCGCCCTGCCTACGCTTGAGATCGTTCCTACGAACGAGTTTTACGACTACGACTCGAAGTACGTCCCCGGCATGAGTAGGCACATCATCCCTGCACGCGTGAGTGAGGATGCGCGCCAAGAATGTCAGCGGCTCGCAATCGAAGCGCACAAGGTACTTGGATGCCGCGGCATTTCGCGCGCCGACACCATCGTTGAGGAAGACGGCTCCGTGTGGCTGTTGGAGGTCAACACGATTCCGGGGATGACTGCGACCTCGCTTGTGCCTGACGCCGCGCGCGCGGCGGGGATCGAGTTCCCCGAGCTGTGCCGGATGCTGGTCGAGTTCGCGCTCGAGCCGACGCGTTAG
- a CDS encoding PAS domain-containing protein has product MTYTASVSSKVAQHVIDTISGPVCAVDPDYRYIAFNTVFSEAMLDRYGTHVCLGGDALQGITDESDQARAGEDFNRVLAGEAFFGPAWWEDSSFTQGAGLRFTPMRGKDVVSGVLVTAINAADSAEVAAIKEALSSIIDSADDAVITETLEGIVIGVNASAERMFGYAAKEAIGRPAPEIMFPGCVDDVAALLARVAGGESDEHLETVCVHKGGGLIEVLLTASPIYSEAGEVVAASIVARDITARRSVMRDLEAVHEDAVRQEDELRSANAILQNEVSRRALSEERLEKALRALRTLSASNRNLIHADNEQALLQSVCDIAAEDGGYRMAWVGYVEHDLERTVRPVAFSGVEKGYLDSTRITWGDGPNGQGPTGRSIREKRSVLASDLSTEPGFGPWKASAAARGFRSSISLPLFDRQGSVFGALGIYSQDVDSFDSEETLLLEELSSDLAFGIEAIRTRAQRTEAERKVAESHAALKHLLRGMVEMMGKIVETRDPYTEGHERRVAVVARSIAEDMRLPEKDVQAIEIAALIHDIGKLRVPAEILMKPGLLTPLERGFIEEHARAGFEILKGVAFPKDVAQFVLQHHERMDGSGYPDHLSGESILLGARVIAVADVAEAMSSHRPYRPALGVEEAMVEIATHPELYDKKVVESCLSLYEAGHLGL; this is encoded by the coding sequence GTGACATACACGGCTTCCGTGAGTAGCAAAGTAGCCCAGCACGTCATCGATACTATTAGCGGTCCCGTGTGCGCGGTTGATCCCGATTATCGGTACATCGCTTTCAACACGGTGTTTTCGGAAGCCATGCTGGATCGGTACGGGACTCATGTCTGCCTCGGAGGAGATGCGCTTCAAGGCATCACCGATGAATCGGATCAGGCAAGAGCTGGGGAGGACTTCAACCGGGTTCTTGCTGGGGAGGCGTTCTTCGGCCCCGCTTGGTGGGAGGACTCCTCCTTCACTCAGGGAGCCGGCCTGAGATTCACGCCGATGCGCGGCAAGGACGTTGTCTCCGGTGTCCTGGTCACTGCGATCAACGCCGCCGACAGCGCCGAGGTCGCCGCCATCAAGGAAGCCTTATCCTCCATCATCGATTCCGCCGATGATGCCGTCATCACCGAGACACTCGAAGGTATCGTCATTGGCGTGAACGCGTCAGCCGAGCGGATGTTTGGCTACGCTGCCAAAGAGGCCATCGGTAGGCCTGCACCCGAGATCATGTTTCCTGGATGCGTCGACGATGTCGCCGCGCTTCTCGCTCGCGTAGCGGGAGGCGAAAGCGACGAGCATCTGGAGACAGTCTGTGTGCACAAAGGCGGCGGCCTCATCGAAGTCCTCCTGACGGCCTCACCGATCTATAGCGAGGCGGGCGAGGTTGTCGCTGCTTCGATTGTGGCGCGCGATATCACAGCACGCCGAAGCGTCATGCGAGATCTGGAAGCCGTGCATGAGGATGCGGTGCGGCAAGAGGATGAGCTGAGAAGTGCCAACGCGATCCTCCAAAATGAGGTCTCTCGGCGTGCGCTGTCCGAGGAGAGACTCGAAAAGGCGCTTCGCGCGCTAAGGACTCTCAGCGCAAGCAACAGGAACCTGATCCACGCCGACAATGAACAGGCGTTGCTGCAATCTGTGTGCGATATCGCCGCGGAAGACGGCGGCTACCGAATGGCCTGGGTGGGCTACGTGGAGCACGACTTGGAAAGGACAGTCAGGCCGGTTGCGTTCAGCGGAGTCGAGAAAGGCTACCTAGATAGCACGCGTATCACGTGGGGGGACGGCCCAAACGGCCAAGGGCCGACCGGAAGATCGATTCGGGAGAAGCGCTCCGTGCTTGCATCTGACCTCAGCACAGAGCCCGGTTTCGGCCCATGGAAGGCCTCGGCCGCTGCGCGTGGCTTCCGCTCGTCGATCAGCCTGCCGCTTTTTGACCGTCAGGGCTCAGTCTTCGGCGCACTCGGAATCTACAGTCAGGACGTTGACTCATTTGACTCCGAGGAGACTCTTCTTCTCGAGGAACTTTCGTCAGACCTCGCATTTGGTATCGAGGCGATCAGGACGCGTGCCCAACGCACGGAAGCTGAGCGCAAGGTCGCGGAAAGCCATGCGGCACTCAAACACCTCCTGCGCGGGATGGTCGAGATGATGGGCAAGATCGTCGAGACTCGCGACCCCTACACGGAAGGGCACGAGCGTAGAGTTGCGGTGGTAGCGAGGAGTATTGCCGAAGACATGCGGCTGCCAGAGAAAGATGTGCAGGCGATTGAGATTGCAGCGCTCATCCACGATATCGGCAAACTGCGCGTGCCCGCTGAGATCCTGATGAAGCCGGGCTTGCTCACGCCACTCGAACGAGGCTTCATCGAGGAACACGCTCGTGCCGGATTTGAGATCCTGAAAGGGGTCGCTTTCCCCAAAGACGTGGCTCAATTCGTTCTTCAGCATCACGAACGCATGGACGGATCCGGCTACCCGGATCACTTGAGCGGAGAGTCGATCCTGCTGGGCGCCCGAGTGATCGCGGTGGCCGATGTGGCGGAAGCGATGTCTTCGCATCGGCCGTATCGACCTGCACTGGGCGTCGAAGAGGCGATGGTTGAGATTGCCACTCACCCGGAACTCTACGACAAGAAAGTCGTGGAAAGCTGTCTTTCGCTGTATGAGGCCGGGCATCTCGGCCTGTGA
- a CDS encoding HAMP domain-containing histidine kinase, which translates to MSQKHESHAPAAPESECALSRAELSLFVHELRGTLTVISGYTGLLGHPLGKVERRAALRGIERAIERANGMCSDAMAGRPPRSRQEAPDERVLIPELAEQIAADQGSAAGRKVTVCAQNAESLSVPGDAHALARVFGNLVGNALKYSPADSVVEILVAPGIASDGTPVAVIEVADRGAGIPADERERIFEPFERLKRDESLPGTGLGLAVVRDVVEAHAGDVRIQSREGGGTIVHVELPVAD; encoded by the coding sequence ATGAGCCAGAAGCACGAGAGCCATGCACCCGCTGCGCCCGAGAGCGAATGCGCCCTTTCACGCGCCGAGCTCTCACTCTTCGTGCACGAGCTGCGCGGAACGCTCACGGTCATCTCGGGCTACACCGGGCTTCTCGGCCACCCGCTCGGCAAGGTCGAGCGCCGAGCAGCCCTGCGCGGCATCGAGCGTGCGATCGAGCGTGCGAACGGCATGTGCTCCGACGCCATGGCCGGCCGTCCCCCTCGCAGCCGCCAGGAAGCTCCCGACGAGCGAGTCCTCATCCCCGAGCTCGCCGAGCAGATCGCCGCCGACCAGGGTTCGGCTGCTGGCCGCAAAGTCACTGTCTGTGCCCAGAACGCCGAGAGCCTCTCCGTTCCCGGCGACGCTCATGCACTGGCGCGCGTGTTCGGTAACCTCGTCGGCAACGCGCTGAAGTACTCTCCTGCCGATTCGGTCGTCGAGATCCTCGTAGCTCCCGGCATCGCGAGCGATGGCACGCCCGTCGCAGTCATCGAGGTCGCCGATCGCGGCGCGGGCATCCCTGCCGATGAGCGCGAACGCATCTTCGAGCCGTTCGAGCGGCTGAAGCGCGATGAGTCGCTTCCGGGAACCGGACTCGGCCTTGCGGTAGTCCGCGACGTCGTAGAGGCACATGCGGGAGACGTGCGGATCCAAAGCCGAGAAGGCGGCGGCACGATCGTGCACGTGGAACTACCTGTGGCGGACTAG